The genomic window TAATATAAACACTAAAATATATTTTGCGCTCATTTTTTTAACTATCATCGCAGTTTTCTTTAAAAAAAATGGAATACCCTATCGATTTTTTAAATCTTTACCTGAAGTCCCTGAGAACTTGAGAAAATTTATAACTATTTAAATTTTTTTAATTAACTAATATTTTTAACAAAAGAATTATAATTATTTAAATTATGACAAAAAAAGAGGTTTTAATTGATTATGGGAAGAATATTGATGCTAGCTTGGATAATTTATTGGAAGTGGGCTATGCAAAATTACCAAATTTGATTGCAGCCTTGGGTTGCGTTCAAACAGAGCGACTAAAAGAATTTTTGAAAATAAAAGAGAATTTAACTAATGAGTGGGATCCTTTTTTTCAGGACAGAGATATTGGTTTTGTAAAAGCAATTAATGGGAACAATGCCAATCACTGGCTAAACGCAAAAATTTTAAATTTCAGAAAAGATCGTGATGAATTTCTAAAAGTTACGCATGATAATAACGTTATGACTCGTCCTATTTGGAATCTAATGTCTAAACTTCCAATGTTTCAAGATTGCCAAACCGATGGTCTTGAAAACTCTTTTTGGTTAGAGGATCGAGTGGTAAATATACCTTCCAGTGTCCCAGACGCAGCCTTAACAAAACTGAAAAAATAATTCTTATTATGGAAATGTTAAAACTGATTGGTCGAACGGAATCATTATTTGATGACGATATTACCAGCTGCAAAAAGGATTTGGAATCTTTGGTTTCAAATAACCGTTTTTTGGTGATCGGTGGCGCAGGCTCTATTGGCCAGGCAGTTACACGTGAAATTTTTAAGAGAAATCCTTATACACTTCATGTTGTCGACATCAGTGAAAATAATTTGGTCGAACTTGTAAGGGATATTAGGAGCACCCTTGGATACATCGATGGTGATTTTCGCACCTTTGCTCTTGATTGCGGCAGTAATGAATACCGTGCGCTTATGAATACTAGTGAAGGATATGACTATGTCCTAAATCTTTCAGCGCTTAAGCATGTTCGAAGTGAAAAAGATCCTTTTACACTAATGCGTCTTATTGAGGTAAATATCCTTAATACTATTAAGACAGTTCAAATGGCCAGAGCTGATGGGGCTAAGAAGTATTTTTGCGTTTCGACTGATAAAGCAGCGAATCCAGTAAGCATGATGGGTGCCAGTAAGCGCATTATGGAATTGTTTTTGATGCGCGAAAGCGAATCTATGGAAATTTCAACTGCACGGTTTGCTAATGTGGCTTTCTCTGATGGTTCTCTCCTACATGGGTTCAACCAACGTTTCGCTAAACGACAGCCTATTTCGGCACCTGATGACGTCAAACGTTATTTTGTTACTCCTCAGGAGTCTGGTGAGCTTTGCCTGATGTCGTGCTTACTTGGTGAAAACAGAGATATCTTTTTTCCAAAATTAAGTGAGCAACTTCATTTAACCACTTTCTCAGAGATTGCTAATCGATACTTAAAAAATCTCGGGTATGAGCCATATCATTGCTCAACGGAACAAGAAGCAAGAGACCGATCTGATGAATTGATAGCTTCTAAACGCTATCCATGTTATTACTTCAAAACAGATACTACGGGCGAAAAGGATTTTGAAGAATTTTTTACAGATAACGAAATTCTTGAAATGAATAAATTTAAGAATCTAGGAGTGATTAAAAATGAACTTAACTTCAGTTCGCCTATGCTGGATAATTTTTTAAAGGTGATTAATGAGCTCCGTTCTCAAAAAGTTTGGGAGAAGGAACCCATAGTTGATCTATTTAACAAAATGATTCCTGATTTTGATCACAAAGAGACGGATAAATATTTAGATGAGAGAATGTAAATATGCAGCGGTTTTTTGATATTGTTTTTTCGGGTATTGCGCTAGTTTTTCTTACACCTCTTATACTGCCTCTTAAGTTAATTTTACTAGTCACAGGTGAGGGAGAGATTTTCTTCCAACAGAATCGTGTCGGGCGAGAAGGTATGCATTTTAAGCTCTATAAATTTACTACCATGCTTAAAGAAAGTCCCTGCATGGGCACAGGCACTATTACTGTCAAAAATGACTCACGTGTTCTTCTTATAGGTAGATTTCTTCCTAAAACAAAAATAAAAAATTATTTAAAGACAAGATAATTTTGATAAACATTTTAAAGAAATTAGGATTTTACCTAAAAAATAAAAAAACAATATATTTGATAGAGTCTGAAGAAGACGAAGAGTTTGTAAAAGAGTCATTAAAAAAAGAAAAATATGTTGGTTTAGATACAGAGTTTAATTGGAGAAATACTTATTTCCCTGAATTGTCCTTATTACAGATATCAACGAGCTCAAAAATACTTCTAATAGATTGCTTAAAATTTAAAAAATTAGAATTTTTAAAGAAAATTTTAGAAGATAAAACTAAGACAATTGTTATGCATTCTTCAAGAAGCGATACGACGGTTTTAAACACTAATTTGAATATAAAATTGAATAGTTGCTTCGATATTCAAATTGCAGAAAAGTACATAAATGGTGGCGAAATTAAAAATTATGGGTTTATAGTATCCAAATATTGTGGTTATGAATTAGATAAATCAGAAACGAATTCGAATTGGTTAAAAAGACCTTTAACCGACGACCAGCTCAAATATGCTGCTGATGACGTAAATTTTTTAATATCCATATATAAGATACAGTTAAAAAAATTAAAAAAACTCAAAAAAGAGGAAATTATTAATTTAGAGTTTATGAAAGAAATACAACTAGGAAATCAAGAACTTCATATTTCTAGATTAAGAAAACTAAAAAAAGCTTCAATTGTAGAGAAAGATATTTTTCTTTGGAGAGAGAAATACGCAAGGCAAAAAAATATCCCACCTTCATACGTTTTTGGAAAAAAAGATTTAAAAAAAATATCAAATAAAATTAAGAATAAAGAAAAAGAATCTCATGAAATAAAAAAATTATTTAGAGATAACTCTGCTGCAAAAGATTTTTTAAAATATATTAAATTATGATTTTTTTTTGGTTTTTTTATTATTTGGTTTTAATTTGTATCTGTTTTTCTTTATCGAAAGTTATCCGAAATAAATTTATAAAATACTCTCTAATACCAATCATTTTTGGAATATTTGGCTCTTTTTGGTTTGTAGAACCTGGTAAAAATGAGATGGCTCCGATAATATCGATAATATTTTTAGAATTATCGATTTTAGAGTCTAATGGAATTAATAGGCTGTTAAGACCAACAATAAGTTTTATCGTCTTTTTAGAATTTATTAGTTTGATTTCTTATTTTATATATAAAAGGTTTTCTAAAATTTAATAATCCTTGATATTTTCTTTTTTGTATCGATTATTCCGACATGGTTTTTACCTTTCAAAATTCCAGCACATTCTCCTGGATTAAAAATTAAAGTATTTTGCACTAACTCTGATCTATATTTGTGGGTATGACCATGGAGAATGAAATCCGCATCTTGAATCATTTTTTCGTTAATCAATTCAGGATGATGAAGGATTATTATTTTTTTTTGATTTACCTTAATTCTGTATGGCTCCTCAAAAAAATCGCAGTTAAATTTTTTAGCAGCTAATAATAATCCTTCTTTTTCAAATTTATCATTATTACCAAAGACACCTATCAAAGGCATTTTCAAAGTTGAAAAAGCAGATAAAGATTTTGGTAGCGTAACATCTCCCGTGTGTACAACTAGCGAAGGGTTGGCCGTATTAAACAAGTCACATATCTTTGAGATATTTTTTAAATTGTTATGGGTATCCCCAGTTACACCTATTAACAAAATTAGCTAAGGCTTTTCAAGAATATGTATAGCGCATGCTGTCCCAAGCCCTATAACGTGAGTCATTCCAATCTTTGCCCCCTCAACTTGTCTTTTGCCAGCTTCACCTCTTAAATGAGAACAAATTTCATAGATATTGGCTATACCCGTAGCTCCAAGAGGATGACCCTTTGAGAGAAGACCTCCCGAAACATTAACGGGAATTTTACCCCCCAACTTTACATGCCCCTCATCTATCATATTTCCTGCTTCTCCGTCTTCGCATAGACCAAGATTTTCGTAGTGAAGCATTTCAGCTGTTGCAAAGCAATCATGTAATTCAACAAGGTTCACATCTTCAGCTCCAAGACCAGCTTGTTCATATGCATCTTTAACTGCAATTCTTGTGCAAGCATTCACGTCAGGCATAACTAAATCTCTATCAGTATAAGGATCACTTGCTAGAGCAGAAGCTCTCACCTTAATTGCACGTTGCATTCCTAGTTCTTTAGCCTTTTTCTCAGAAACCAAAACAGCCGCAGCAGAACCGTCAACATTTACAGAACACATCAACTTTGTATTTGGATAAGAAATCATTTCCGCATTCATAACTTCATCCAAAGGAGTTTCAATTTGGTACATTGCTTTTGGATTTAATGTCGAGTGATGATGATTTTTGACAGAAATTTTTGCAAATTGTTCAAAGGTTGTTCCGTATTTACTTGAGTGTTCCATTCCTGCTTCAGCAAAAACACAAGGCATGGTTCCAGAACCAAGAAGACCTTCTTTAGGGATTCCTTTATCTCCTCCAGCACCGCCTAAGAGTCCTTTACCCATTTGCTCAACTCCAACAGCTAAAACAACGTCATACATGCCAGCTTTTATTGACATCCAAGCCTCTCTAAATGCAGTAGCACCTGTAGCACAAGCATTAGCGCAATTAACAACTGGTATTCCAGTTTGGCCAATTTCTTGAAGAATTCTTTGTCCTACCATTGCATTCGCTTGACCAAGATTTCCACAATACATTGCTTGCATATCTTTTATAGTTAAACCAGCATCATCTAAGGCCATTAGAGCTGCCTCAGCACCAATATTTGGGACGGTACGATCAGGAAATCTTCCAAACTTGATCATATCAACTCCTAAAACATATACGTCACTCATAATTTTCTCCTATTAAAAAACCTATGCAGGTTCAAAAAAATAACTTAGATAAGAATTACCTTCTTTATCTTTTCTACCCAGAGCATCACCATAAGTCAGCTTAACTGGCATATCAAATTTTATTTTATCAGGATCTGGATCAATATTGATTAGATTTCCTTTAATTGTTCCACCACCTTCTAGATCAACAATCGCAGAAACGTATGGAACATCTATTCCAGGAAAGGACCTATAAACGATAGCAAAACTATGAAGTTTTCCATTATCCGATAATTTAATGACTTCCATTTCGTTTCTTGCAAAGCATTTAGAACAGACATTTCTTTCACCAAGAAATATTGCCCCACATTTTTTACATCTATAACCCTCTAAATAAGGCTCTCCTTTTTCTGGAATTTTCAGATAGTCAACGACTGGCAAAGGTCTAGATTCAGTCACATTTCTCCCCATAAAATTTAAACGTATAATAATTAAAGCACAGCAAGAATAAAAAATTAATAAAAAATAAAAAAATATGAGTCTTATCGGTGGTTTAGTTGGAGGCATGATTGGATTTACTTTCCTAGGTCCTCTAGGCGCTTTAATAGGAAGTGTTGTGGGCTCAAGGATGGGTAGAAATTCAGTTCGCAGAAAAAATCCTAATAATTTCGATCATCAAGTGGCTTTTTTCGCTGCTCTCTTTGCTTGTTTAGCGAAGATCGCCAAAGCAGACGGTCAAGTAACTAAAGAAGAAATTAACAAAATAGAAGATTTTATAACTCAAAAGTTTAATTTAGATGGAGAGCAAAGAAATCTCGCTATTAATATTTTTCAAAAGGCCAAAGACGATAACGTATCTTTTGATGCTTATGCAAAACAATTAGCCAGTTTACTCAAAAGAAGTCCTAACTCGTTGATGATTTTCTATGAACTTTTGTTTGAATTAGCAATGGCTGATGGAGAATTGCATCCCAATGAAGAAAAGTTGTTAAAAAAGGTTCCAAGGATTTTTGGTTTCAACGACGGCTTATATAATCAGCTATTTCAAAAATATGGGCTGAAAACTCAAAATTTCTATGAAGTACTTGGCGTTTCAAAACAAATGACCTTTGATGAAATAAGAAAGACTTATTTAAAAAAAAGGAGAGAATTTCATCCTGATAAATTAATCTCTAAGGGTTTGCCAGAAGAATTAATAGAAAAAGCTAAAGAGAAATTTATAGAAATTCAAGAGGCCTATGAAGAATTGGAAAAAATTCATAAAAAATGATAATTTGAATAATGAAATTTTTATCTTCTTTCAATCAAAAATTAATTAATTTGATTTATTTTGATTTCATTATTTTGCTTTTTTTCAGGCTATACCTAGCTTATGTATTTTGGTTTGCAGGCATAAGAAAGATAGCTTGGGACAATGGAATTCCTAACATTGATAGATTTGCGGGATTTTTAGCTTCTGGTGGGGAAGATAATTTAAATTTTATTTTTCCACATTTTTTTGGTTGGTTAGCAGTTCTTGCTGAAGCAGGAGGTGCTATTCTTTTAATATTAGGGCTCTTCTCAAGATGGGCGATAATTCCATTAATTTTTACAATGTTGGTAGCTTTTTATTATCACTTTCCAAATGGTTGGAATTCAGATTCTGGAGGAGTTGAAATGACGGTGACCTACATCCTTATGTTGCTCGTGATTTTAGTTTATGGACCAGGTAAATATTTTTCCTTAGATTTCTGGGTTCTGAGAAAGTAAATTGTTATTTCATTCAGATATAACTGTCGAACCAATCCTTAGAGTTGTTGAAATTCTGAATAAGGCCATGACTCTAAATTTAGTTGATTGGAATGCCATGAATATTGCCACGGTAAACGTTGATGGTTCTCCATCTTCAAGAATGGTGCTACTGAAAAAAGTAGACGATAGAGGGTTTGTTTTTTACTCAAACTTCAACAGCAGAAAAGGAAAAGAAATTGAAACAAATAATTCAGTTGCTCTTAATTTTTGGTGGAGAGAGCTTAAAGAGCAGATTAGAGTTGAAGGGAAAATTGAAAGACTCTCCGCAGAAGAATCAGATGAATATTTCAACTCAAGGGCATTGCAATCTAGAGTTGCTGCAATTGTTTCAAAGCAAAGTGAGAAAATAGACTCTTATGAAAAATTAAATCAAGAAATTGAAGAGATGACAAAAAGTTTTGAAGATAAAGGCGAAGAGCCTAAAAGACCTGAGCACTGCGGATTGTATTTGATAATTCCAAGTTCTATAGAGATCTGGAAAGAAGGAGATTACAGAACTCATTTAAGAGAAAAATTTACGTTAACTTCAAAAAATACCTGGGAAAGTTGCTTCTTATCTCCTTGATTTTTGAGTTATAATTATCACATAAGGCCGTTCGTAAAGGTCGTAGAAAATGATAGTAATCACTCTTCCGGATAATTCAAAAAAACAATTCGATAATTCTGTGTCAGTCATTGAAGTGGCTAGATCTATAGGCGCTGGTTTGGCCAAAGCTACAGTTGCGGCAAAAGTTAATGGAAAATTAATCGATGCAACCGACTTAATAGAAAATGATTGTTCTCTTGAAATAATAAGAGCTCAGGATCAAGAAGGTTTAGAAATAATCAGACATAGCTGTGCTCACTTATTTGGTCATGCTTTGAAGCAGTTATTTCCCAAAGCAAAGATGGCAATTGGTCCGATTATTAAAAATGGATTTTACTACGATGTTGATTTAGATAATTCGCTAACCCAAGACGATTTACAAAAAATTGAATTACGAATGAAAGAATTGGCTTCTTCCGAGTATCTCGTTAAAAAAGAAGTTGTTCCAAAAAAAGTTGCAGAGGAAGTTTTTAAAAAAAGAAAAGAAAGCTATAAGTTAGAAATCTTAAAAGACATTGACGATGAAGAAACGGTTGGACTGTATCATCACGAAGAATATGTTGACATGTGTAGAGGGCCACATGTTGATTCCATGAGACATGTTAAAGCTTTTAAACTGTCTCATGTTGCTGGAGCTTATTGGCGTGGAGACTCAAAAAATAAAATGCTACAAAGAGTTTACGGAACACTGTGGAATTCGGATAAAGAATTAAGAAAACACTTAAGTAATCTGGAAGAAGCTTCAAAGCGTGATCATAGAAAACTAGGACAAAAATTTGACCTGTTTCATTTTCAGGAAGAAGCGCCAGGAATGGTTTTTTGGCATCCTAAGGGCTGGACTATTTTTAGAATCTTGGAAGATTTTATAAGAGAAAAACAATTAAGGGCGGGATATGAAGAAATTAGAACGCCTCAAGTTATTGATCGAAAGCTGTGGGAAAAATCAGGTCACTGGGAAAAATATAGAGAGAATATGTACATTACCGAGATCGATGAAGAACAGGCTAATGAAAAAAGAGTGAATGCGCTTAAACCAATGAGTTGCCCAGGACATGTTCAAATTTACAATCAAGGCATAAAATCTTATAGGGATTTACCAGTGAGGTTGGCTGAATTTGGTTGTTGTCACAGACATGAAGCCTCTGGAACTTTACATGGCTTGATGCGAGTCAGACAATTGACTCAAGACGATGGACATATATTTTGCACTGATGAACAAATAGAATCTGAAACACAAGAGTTTATTAAAATTCTTTCTGAAGTTTATACCGAACTTGGATTTAAAGATTTTAAAATCAAT from SAR86 cluster bacterium includes these protein-coding regions:
- a CDS encoding DegT/DnrJ/EryC1/StrS family aminotransferase, yielding MTKKEVLIDYGKNIDASLDNLLEVGYAKLPNLIAALGCVQTERLKEFLKIKENLTNEWDPFFQDRDIGFVKAINGNNANHWLNAKILNFRKDRDEFLKVTHDNNVMTRPIWNLMSKLPMFQDCQTDGLENSFWLEDRVVNIPSSVPDAALTKLKK
- a CDS encoding UDP-N-acetylglucosamine 4,6-dehydratase, with product MEMLKLIGRTESLFDDDITSCKKDLESLVSNNRFLVIGGAGSIGQAVTREIFKRNPYTLHVVDISENNLVELVRDIRSTLGYIDGDFRTFALDCGSNEYRALMNTSEGYDYVLNLSALKHVRSEKDPFTLMRLIEVNILNTIKTVQMARADGAKKYFCVSTDKAANPVSMMGASKRIMELFLMRESESMEISTARFANVAFSDGSLLHGFNQRFAKRQPISAPDDVKRYFVTPQESGELCLMSCLLGENRDIFFPKLSEQLHLTTFSEIANRYLKNLGYEPYHCSTEQEARDRSDELIASKRYPCYYFKTDTTGEKDFEEFFTDNEILEMNKFKNLGVIKNELNFSSPMLDNFLKVINELRSQKVWEKEPIVDLFNKMIPDFDHKETDKYLDERM
- a CDS encoding ribonuclease D, with amino-acid sequence MINILKKLGFYLKNKKTIYLIESEEDEEFVKESLKKEKYVGLDTEFNWRNTYFPELSLLQISTSSKILLIDCLKFKKLEFLKKILEDKTKTIVMHSSRSDTTVLNTNLNIKLNSCFDIQIAEKYINGGEIKNYGFIVSKYCGYELDKSETNSNWLKRPLTDDQLKYAADDVNFLISIYKIQLKKLKKLKKEEIINLEFMKEIQLGNQELHISRLRKLKKASIVEKDIFLWREKYARQKNIPPSYVFGKKDLKKISNKIKNKEKESHEIKKLFRDNSAAKDFLKYIKL
- a CDS encoding YfcE family phosphodiesterase, whose translation is MLIGVTGDTHNNLKNISKICDLFNTANPSLVVHTGDVTLPKSLSAFSTLKMPLIGVFGNNDKFEKEGLLLAAKKFNCDFFEEPYRIKVNQKKIIILHHPELINEKMIQDADFILHGHTHKYRSELVQNTLIFNPGECAGILKGKNHVGIIDTKKKISRIIKF
- a CDS encoding thiolase family protein → MSDVYVLGVDMIKFGRFPDRTVPNIGAEAALMALDDAGLTIKDMQAMYCGNLGQANAMVGQRILQEIGQTGIPVVNCANACATGATAFREAWMSIKAGMYDVVLAVGVEQMGKGLLGGAGGDKGIPKEGLLGSGTMPCVFAEAGMEHSSKYGTTFEQFAKISVKNHHHSTLNPKAMYQIETPLDEVMNAEMISYPNTKLMCSVNVDGSAAAVLVSEKKAKELGMQRAIKVRASALASDPYTDRDLVMPDVNACTRIAVKDAYEQAGLGAEDVNLVELHDCFATAEMLHYENLGLCEDGEAGNMIDEGHVKLGGKIPVNVSGGLLSKGHPLGATGIANIYEICSHLRGEAGKRQVEGAKIGMTHVIGLGTACAIHILEKP
- a CDS encoding Zn-ribbon domain-containing OB-fold protein is translated as MTESRPLPVVDYLKIPEKGEPYLEGYRCKKCGAIFLGERNVCSKCFARNEMEVIKLSDNGKLHSFAIVYRSFPGIDVPYVSAIVDLEGGGTIKGNLINIDPDPDKIKFDMPVKLTYGDALGRKDKEGNSYLSYFFEPA
- a CDS encoding TerB family tellurite resistance protein, which gives rise to MSLIGGLVGGMIGFTFLGPLGALIGSVVGSRMGRNSVRRKNPNNFDHQVAFFAALFACLAKIAKADGQVTKEEINKIEDFITQKFNLDGEQRNLAINIFQKAKDDNVSFDAYAKQLASLLKRSPNSLMIFYELLFELAMADGELHPNEEKLLKKVPRIFGFNDGLYNQLFQKYGLKTQNFYEVLGVSKQMTFDEIRKTYLKKRREFHPDKLISKGLPEELIEKAKEKFIEIQEAYEELEKIHKK
- a CDS encoding DoxX family protein, with the translated sequence MKFLSSFNQKLINLIYFDFIILLFFRLYLAYVFWFAGIRKIAWDNGIPNIDRFAGFLASGGEDNLNFIFPHFFGWLAVLAEAGGAILLILGLFSRWAIIPLIFTMLVAFYYHFPNGWNSDSGGVEMTVTYILMLLVILVYGPGKYFSLDFWVLRK
- the pdxH gene encoding pyridoxamine 5'-phosphate oxidase, translating into MLFHSDITVEPILRVVEILNKAMTLNLVDWNAMNIATVNVDGSPSSRMVLLKKVDDRGFVFYSNFNSRKGKEIETNNSVALNFWWRELKEQIRVEGKIERLSAEESDEYFNSRALQSRVAAIVSKQSEKIDSYEKLNQEIEEMTKSFEDKGEEPKRPEHCGLYLIIPSSIEIWKEGDYRTHLREKFTLTSKNTWESCFLSP
- the thrS gene encoding threonine--tRNA ligase, whose protein sequence is MIVITLPDNSKKQFDNSVSVIEVARSIGAGLAKATVAAKVNGKLIDATDLIENDCSLEIIRAQDQEGLEIIRHSCAHLFGHALKQLFPKAKMAIGPIIKNGFYYDVDLDNSLTQDDLQKIELRMKELASSEYLVKKEVVPKKVAEEVFKKRKESYKLEILKDIDDEETVGLYHHEEYVDMCRGPHVDSMRHVKAFKLSHVAGAYWRGDSKNKMLQRVYGTLWNSDKELRKHLSNLEEASKRDHRKLGQKFDLFHFQEEAPGMVFWHPKGWTIFRILEDFIREKQLRAGYEEIRTPQVIDRKLWEKSGHWEKYRENMYITEIDEEQANEKRVNALKPMSCPGHVQIYNQGIKSYRDLPVRLAEFGCCHRHEASGTLHGLMRVRQLTQDDGHIFCTDEQIESETQEFIKILSEVYTELGFKDFKINLSTRPEVRVGSDLIWDKAEKALEDAIDKLNLDYEISTGDGAFYGPKLDFVLTDAIDREWQCGTLQLDFNLPERLDAKYVGEDGEKHQPVMMHRAILGSVERFIGILIEEYDGNFPVWLAPIQAVIMNISQKHEEKAREYADFLNSRGFRVKLDLRNEKITYKIRDHSIQRVPFQLVVGDKEQNSNSLSVRARKGEDLGSMKLDEFSNFLSKKIKSKEV